The genome window GGGAGCCGGGAGGGACGCAGGGCCGCGCCGAGGGGTCGAACATCCCGAGCACCGCCCGCGGGTCCTCCCTCCCCGCCTCGAGGAGGGGGTAGGAGACGACCGTGCTGCACCCCGAGCCAAAAGGGCAGGTGACACCGTGGAGGTCGGCACGGTCGAAGTTCGCGAGGGTGAAGAGGCCGGAGAGCGCGTCGCCCCCCGCGAAGAATACCACGACGTCGGGGGAGTCATCCTCGCCGAGGCGGTCCCACCTCCGGAAGAGGTACTTCCGGTTCCCGGCCGGGAGGAATCGACTCTGGGACGCGAACGCGTCGACGAGTTCCGGGGACCTCTTGTACCTCTCCCCCCTCACGGAGCCCGGCTTCCCCGTCGAGAGGAAGGAGCGGAAGTCCGGGTCCCTCTCGCGCGCGTACCCGAGGGAGTACCGCGCGCCGCCGCAGGAGAGGGAGCCTTCGCCGACGAGGAGGTCCCGGCCACGCCTCACGCGGGCAAGGTCGCAGATGACGCACCGCCACCTCCCCGGAGGAGGCGACTCCGCGAGGCCCGTCTCCCGCGAGGTGAGTTCGAAGGTGACCGGGAGCTCGCAGGAGGGGAAGAACCTCCCCCACAGCTCCGCGAAGCGATCGCGGAATTCCGTGTCCACGTCTGTCCCCCCGCGCGTGCCGGTGCGGGACCGGTCACTCCTCCCCCATCCACCCCATCCGCACATACCAGTCGTACTCGTGGGGCCACCTCTCCCTGTTGTGGAGGACGAGCGCGCGGAAGTACTCGCGCCTCTCGCGCAGCATCCTCTCCTGCTCGGGGAACGAGATCTCTCCCCGGATCGCCGTGACGAGCCTCTCCCCTAGCTTTCTCGCCTCTCCCTCCGCCCTCCCGAGCGCGGAGGGGTCCCGCCCGACCGCGACGCCGACCCCGCCGACCGCGACGGCGCCGAGGGCGTTGAGGACGTGGTTGAGGTACTCGACCACCCTGTCGTGGTTGCTCCCGCCCGCGGTGCAGACCGAGCACCCGAACTTCCCGGTAAACATCCTGCAGTGGACGGCATCGGCCATCCTGTCAAAGACCGCCTTCAACGGCGCGGGGACCGAGTCGATGTAGTTCGGTGCCCCGAGCACGAGCCCGTCTGCGCCCATCATCCTCTCGAAGAGCTCGGGGAAGTCGTCGTCGATGACGCACTCTCCCGTCGCGTAGCACGTCCCGCACGCCCTGCAGTACCCGATGCGGAGGGAATAGACGTCCACGAGCCCGGTCGCCGCGCCGCGTTCTTCCGCGCCCCGGAGCACTGCCCTGACGAGCCGGAGAGTGCTGCTCTCCTCGCCCCGGGGGCTCGCGATCAACCCGAGGACCTTTTCTGCCATGGCACCAGTCACTCCACCCGTGACGTGGGGACCGGCCGGGATAAACCTGCCGGTCTCCCGCGGGGCAGGCGACCTAGCGGGCTACCTGAAGAAGAGGACCTTCTTCACGTCCTCTACCGTCAGGCCGTTGTCCATCCCGAGCCCGTACATCACCTGGACTGCCTTCTCGTCGATGAAAGAGAGCGTGGTCACGTTGTTCCCGGCGTGGAAGAAGATGCTGTCAGGGTACCGGTAGGAGTCACCCTTGAAGCCGAGTGCGTAGAGGAGGGCCCGGAGGAGGTAGTGCGTCCTCTGGTCGCCCTCCATTTGGTCGTTGAGGTAGATGTCGTACCCCTTCACCTTCGCGCAGGTCGAATCCCCGCACGGGAACTCCCTGTTCAGCCACCCCGGTTCCGACGTGGTGTCGATTGCCCGCAGCCCCTCGGGCGGGAGGAACTTGATCCGGATATCCCCGGACGTGCCGGTCTTCGTGTTCTCGAAGAGCCGGTTTGACTGCGAGAGCGCGTTGAACTTCCTGATGAACGCCTCGACCGCCTCCCTGTCGGAGGGACGACCCGCATTCAGCGAGACGGTCGTTCTCTTCGCGGAGAGGGGGAGGCGCTCGAGGAAGAGGTTCCCGCCGCCGAACGCGACGTCGATGAAGTGGAGGTTAATCTCCTCTGTCGACGTCACCGGGGAGAAGGTCGCCTGCGGGGTTTCCGCGGGGGTCACGGGCGTTCCCGTCGCCGGTGGCATTGCGGGCGTGGTCCCGGCGGGTGGCGGGGTCGCCTCCGGGACGGGAGCCCGGTGCGCGGCCGGTTCCGTAACGCAGCCCGCGGCCGCGAGGAGCAGGATGGAGAGGGTAGCGAGGACGGGAAAAATGGCCTGCGTTCGCATGTACATTCTTCCCGGGAGGGAGACAATAAGGGTTGCCACGGGCCTTCCCGGCCGGCGGTCCGGGCAACCGGTCGTCTCCCATGATCACCCGTATATGCGATGAGAGCATACGGGTAGTGCACGCGGGCGACCGGGTCGTTCCCGCAGAGGAGTTGCAGGCCTATTAACCAGAGGAAGGCAGACAGGGAAGAGGAGACCGTCGTCGACACGGCGGCGCCCGGGGGAGAGCAGGTCATCAGGGTGCGCCTCCCGCAGAAGCGGAACAGGGAGCAGTTCGCGGTCGCCGAGCTGATGCTCGGGTCAAACCACATCAGGGTCCGGTGCATCGACGGGGTGACCCGGATGGGACGAATCAAGGGGAAGATGAAGAAGAGGGCGTGGATAAGGGAGGGAGACACCCTCATCGTCACGCCGTGGAGTTTCCAGGACGACAAGTGCGATATCTCCTACCGGTACACGAAGCCGCAGGTCGACTGGCTCCGGAGGAACCACTACCTCTGACATCCCTTTTTCCAGGCGTTCCCCGGACTTTTCACCCGGGGGATTTCGCGGTTCCCCGCGCACCGCCGCGCACGTGCAGGCGCGCGGGAAAAAGAGTTTTTCGAGGGTTTTTCCCTCACGAACTGCACGCCGCGCGGGGACGCGGCGGTTTCATCAGGACGAGTGCGAGGGCAAAGCCGAGGAGCGCGAGGATGAAGACGTAGGGGAACACCCCCATGTAGGACCCGGTCGTGGTCTTGATGTACCCCGCGAGCTGCGGCCCCGCGATGGCCCCCGCCCCGTAGGCGAGGAAGACGACCCCGTAGCAGCGGGGGTAGTCGGACGTCCCGAAGAACGAGGCGGTCGCGGTCGGCGCGATGGCGAGCCACCCGCCGAGGCATCCCCAGAGGACCGCGAACGCGGCGATGTACACGGGGACCGACGGCGCCTGCCAGAGGGCGACCGCCGCCGCCGCGACGAGGACGAAGGAGAGGAGCGCTGTCTTCCGCGGCGTGATCCGGTCGGTGAGGGCACCGAAGAGGGGCCTCCCGCCCCCGTTGAAGATCGCGAAGAACCCCACGAGGACGGTCGCGAGGCCCGCCTCGACCCCGATCTCGGTCCCGACCGGTTTCGCGATCGAGATCGCCATCAGCCCGGCGAGGCACCCGATGAAGTAGCAGGACCAGAGCCCGTAGAAGGAGGGGCTCTTGAGCATCGCGGACCTGTCGCACTCGCACGCAGCCTGCCCCGCCCCCGGCGCGGGCGGTGTCCACCCCGCAGGACTCCAGCCGGGGTCCGGGAACCGGAGCGGGAGGGCGAGGAGGGTGATGAGGACGACGAACGCGATCCCGAAGGCGCGGAACGTGTTCATCACGCCGACGGCATCGATGAGGTAGCCGGCGATGTTCGCGGTGAGGAACGCCGAGAAACCGAAACCGAGCAGGGTCAGGCCCACGGCGGTCCCCCTCCTGTCGGGGAACCACCTCGCCGCGACCGCGACCGGGACACCGTACGCGATCCCCACGCCGATCCCGCCGACGACCCCGTACACGACGTACAGCATCCAGACCGAGGTGACCGTGGATGCGAGCAGCCAGCCGAGTCCCGTGAGGGCACCCCCGACGAGGGTGACCTTCCGCGGGCCGAGCGTCTCGATGAACCTGCCCGCGAGCGGCATCGCGAGCGCGAAGAAAGCGAGGAAAACCGAGAACGGCATCAGCACGTCGTTCGCCGTGACCGGCAGGCCGAGCTCTCGGGTGAAGTACGCGGTGAGGGGCGCAACGAAGACGCTCCAGGAGTAGATGGTCCCGAGGCAGAGGTTGATGACGAGCCCGCAGGCGACGAGGACCCAGCGTCCCCGCTCCGCGGGCATCCCGAGGAGAGTGGTGGCATCCGGCATGGGGGGGCCTTCCGCGAGGAAAAAAGGGGGTTTACTCCTCCAGAGTGGAGATGTCCCCCGGGTCGATGCCGAGTTCCTTTGCCTTCAGCACGCGGCGCATGATCTTCCCCGACCGGGTCTTGGGGAGCCTGTCGACGAACTCGATCTCGGAGGGCATCGCGATCGGCCCGAGGGTCATGCGCACGTGGTAGGTGAGGTCGCTCTTGAGCTTCTCGCTCGGCGTGTGGCCGACGCGGAGGATGACGAACGCCTTGATGACGTTGCCCTTCACGGGGTCGGGCTTCCCGATGACGGCAGCCTCCGCGACAGCCTGGTGCGAGACGAGCGCGCTCTCCACCTCGGCGGTCCCGATGTTGTGCCCCGCGACGATGATGATGTCGTCGGCCCTCCCGATGATCATGATGTACTCGTCCGTCTTGCTCTTGACGGCGAGGTCGCCGGCCGTGTAGCAGTCAGGGATCGTGTACCAGTACGTGCGGTACCTCTCGTCGTTCTTGTAGACCGTGCGGAACATTGCGGGCCACGGCCTCCTGATGACGAGGAATCCACCGTTCCCGGGCGGGACCGGTTTCCCGGTCTTGTCCACGACGTCCGCGACGACACCGGGGATCGCCTTCCCCGCGAACCCCGGGCGCATGGGTTCGCCCACCATCGTGGTGATCATGTGCATCCCGGTCTCGGTCTGCCACCACGTGTCTACGATGGGGCACTTCTGCTTCCCGATCACCCTGTAGAACCACTCGAATGCCTCGGGGTTGAGGGGTTCGCCGACCGACCCGAGGACGCGGAGCGACGAGAGGTCGTACCTGTTCGGCCACTCGTCGCCGAACTTCATGAACATCCGGATCGCCGTGGGCGCGGTGTAGAAGATGGTGACGCCGAGGTCCTCGACGATCTTCCAGAATGCACCGGGGTCGGGGTAGTCGGGGACCGCCTCGGCGATGACGACCGTCGCGCCGACGGCGAGCGGCCCGTAGACCACGTAGCTGTGCCCCGTGATCCAGCCGGTGTCGGCGGTGCACCAGTAGACGTCGGTGTCCTTTATGTCAAAGACGTGCTGCGCGGTGTAGCCCGTGCCGACCATGTATCCGCCGCAGGTGTGGACGATCCCCTTCGGGGCCCCCGTCGACCCGCTCGTGTAGAGGATGAAGAGCGGGTCTTCGGCGTCCATCACCTCGGGCTCGCAGGCCGAGGAGACCCCCTCCATGATCTCGTAGTAGTCAAGCTCCATCTCCCTGTGGAGTTCGACGGGCTGGTGCTTCTCGCGCCGGAGGACGATGACCTTCTCCACGCTCGGCGCGTTGATGATGGCCTCCTCGACGATGGTCTTGAGCGGGATAGTCTTCCCCCGCCGGATCGTGATGTCCGCGGTGATCACGACCTTGGCCTCTGCGTCCCTGATCCGCATGTTCAGGGCGGAGACGCCGAACCCGCCGAACACCACGCTGTGGATCGCCCCGATGCGGGCGCATGCGAGCATGGCGATGACCTGCTCGGGGACGAGGGGCATGTAGATGCAGACGCGGTCCCCCTTCGAGACACCGATCTTCTTGAGGGCGTTTGCGAACCGGCACACCTCCGCGTGGAGTTTCTTGTAGGTGAAGATCCTCTCCTCGCCGTCCTCGCCCCTCCAGATGAGCGCCACCTTGTTCCGCCTGTGGTTGGCCACGTGGCGGTCGAGGCAGTTGACAGTGATGTTGAGCTTCGCGTTGACGAACCACTTCGCGTACGGGTAGTTCCACTCGAGGACCTTGTCCCACTTCTTCATCCACTCGAAGTGGTGGGCCTGCTTCTCCCAGAACCCCTCGGGGTCGGCGAGAAACTCGGCGTATGCCTTCTTGTAGTCCTTCGTCCAGGCGTTCTGCTTGTACGAGGGATCCGGGACGTAGACCTTCTCGGCGTCGACCAGAGGCACCTCAAACGATTCAGCCATTTTATCGCACCTTTCCGTTTCGACTCATTCGATCAGCCGTCGTGAATGACTCCATGGTGCAGGCCGGGACACCCCGTCCTGCCATACTCTCTCCTGTTGCACGTGCTCTCCCATAAGGAGGGGTGTCGGCCCGGGCGTCCCGGGAGGACACCCCACGGACCAGAAAACCCGGAAGTTCCTTCTCTTTCCGGCGGATACGCGCCCTCCCCCCTCTTCCCGTTGTTTGTTAACGATTAATCATTATAATTATTAAAGATTGTGAATCGCGCGGACGGCCCGGGGAAAATGGCCGCGGAGACCCGCCGATACGGTTGCGGGCACGTGAAAAGCACGGGAAAAAGAAGGATTAACACCTGCGGGGGAGAACGTGTACCCATGGATGTCGCGATCATCGGGGCTTCCGGGTACACGGGGGGCGAGCTCATCCGCCTCCTCCTCGCGCACCCGCACGTGCGGGTGACCTGCGCCACCTCGCGGAAGCTCGCGGGAAAACCGGTCGATTCCGTCCACCCCCACCTGAAGGGGCTGATAGACCTCGCGTTCACCAACCCCGCGCCGGGGGACATCGACGCGGACTTCGCGTTCCTCGCGGTCCCCCACACCGCCGCGATGGCGTACGCGCGCCCCCTCCTCTCGAGGGGGATGAAGGTGGTGGACCTCTCCGCCGACTACAGGCTGCCGAAGGACGTGTACGAGAAAGTGTACGGCGTCACCCACACGGACTACTTCCCCGCCCCGTACGGCATCCCCGAGATCCACAGGGAGTCCTACAGGAACGCGGACTTCGTGAGCAATCCCGGGTGCTTCCCTACCGGCGCGACACTCGCCGTGGCACCGCTCGCACGGTTCGCCCACACGGTGATCTTCGACTCGAAGACGGGGGTCTCGGGGGCAGGGGACAACCCGTCCGCGACGACCCACTACCCGAACGTCGCGGACAACGTCAACCCGTACAAGTGGACGACGCACAGGCACCTCGCCGAGATGAGGCAGGAACTCTCGGCCCTCGGGTCCCGCGCGAAGTGCTACTTCACGCCCCACCTCGTCCCGGTCAACAGGGGCATCCTCACGACGGCCCATGTCCTCCTCGGGGAGCCCATGGGGCAGGAGGAGGTGGACGCCCTCTACCGCGAGTACTACGCGGGGGAGTTCTTCGTCCGGCTCCAGAACCCCGTGCTCGCAGCCGTCAGGGGGACGAACTTCTGCGATATCCGCGCGGAGAGCGAGGGGGAGAGGGTCGTCGTCGTCTCTGCCATCGACAACCTCGGGAAGGGCGCGAGCGGCCAGGCCATCCAGAACATGAACATCATGTGCGGATTTTCGGAGAAAGATGGCCTCGCCGGCGCGGGACTCCTCCCGTGAGGGAGAGAAGGGCATGCGCGTCCGCGACGTGATGACGCGGGACCCGGTGACCATACAGGCCGGGGAACCGGTCCGGAAGGCAGCCGCGCTCCTGCGGGAGCACAGGGTCGGCGGCCTCCCGGTGGTGGAGGGGGAGAGGCTCGTCGGCATGGTCACGGAGTCCGACATCCTCCGGCTCCTCAAGACGGAGGAGATTTCGGGGGACCTCTGGCTCCCCTCGCCGCTCGAGGTGATCGAGGTCCCCATAAGGGAGCTCGTGAACTGGGAGAAGACGCGCCACGCGCTCGCCGCGGTCGGGGACCGGGAGGTGCGGGAGATCATGAGCCATCCCGCGGTGACCGTCCGGGAGGACGACGACATCGAGGAGGCCGCGTCCCTCATGGTCGAGAGGAGGATCGGGCGGCTCCCGGTGGTGAGGGGGGACCGGCTCGTCGGCATCGTGGCCCGCTCCGACATCATCCGCGGCATCGCGCGGCCGGGACCCACGGAGGGTGACGCGTGAGGAGCATCTGCGGAGTCGGCGGAGTCTCGGCGTGGGGCGTGAAGGAGGGGAAGTTCGGGCTCGCCCTGATACGGGCCGAGGGCGAGGCCGCCGGAGTCTTCACCTCGAACCTGATGAAGGCACCCCCCGTCCGGCTCATGGAGGAGAGGATACGGCGCGGGAGGCTCGCCGCCGTGGTCGCGAACAGCGGGTGCGCGAACGCGTACACGGGGCGGAGGGGCCTAGAGGACGCGCGGGAGATGGCGGCGATCGCCGGCGAGGCACTGGGCGTGGACGCCGATGAGGTGGGGGTCGCGAGCACCGGCGTCATCGGAAGGTACCTCGACCTCCCCCTGATCCGCGACCAGTGCCGCCGCGTCGCGCCCCTCCTCTCGCGGAGCGAGGAGGCCGAGACCCGCGCGGCCCGGGCCATCATGACGACCGACCTCTCCGAGAAGCACGCGCTCGTCCGGGGGGAGGGCTTCTCGGTGGGCGGGATCGCGAAGGGGTCGGGGATGATCGCGCCGAACATGGGGACGATGCTCGCGTTCGTCTACACGGACGCCGAGGTCCCCCGCGAAACGCTGCGCGATGCCCTCCGGAGTGCCGCCCGCCGGACGTTCAACAGGGTCGTCGTGGACGGCGACACGAGCACGAACGACATCGCGCTCTGCACGGCGACGGGGGAGACAGGACGGGTCCCGGCCGGCGAGTTCTCCCGCGCTCTCGAGGAGTGCTGCCGGTCGCTCGCCATCCAGATCGCGATGGACGGCGAGGGCGCAACGAAGCTCATCGAGGTCCGCGTGAGGGGGGCACCGGGCGAGGATGAGGCCGCGGCGGTGGCGCGGACCATCGTCTCCTCGCCGCTCGTGAAGACCGCGGTCTACGGTGCCGACCCCAACTGGGGGAGGGTGATCGCGGCCGCGGGGCGGGCGGGCGTCGCGTTCGACCCCGACCACGTCGACCTCTGGATGGGGGACGGGAACGAGTCCGTCCCCCTCGTGAGGGACGGCCAGATCGTGGTCGACCTCGCGAGGGCAAAGGCCCTCATGCAGGGGAAGAAGGTCACGTTCGAGCTCGACCTCTCCTGCGGCAGCGGCGAGGCGACGGCGTGGGGCTGCGACCTCACGGAGAAGTACGTGGAGATCAACGGGAGGTACACGACATGAGGCGTGAGGACGTCCTGATGGAGGCACTCCCCTACATCCGGGAGTTCCACGGGAAGACGATGGTCATCAAGCTCGGCGGGCACGCGATGGTCGACCCGGCCATCCTCGAGACGGCGATACGGGACGCGGTCCTCCTCAAGCTCGTCGGGATACGGCTCGTCCTCGTCCACGGCGGGGGACCCGAGATCACCGAGAAGATGAAGGCTTTGGGCAAGGAACCGCGGTTCGTCGCGGGCCTGCGCGTGACCGACGAGGAGACCCTCGAGATCGCCCAGATGGTCCTCGTCGGCAAGATCAACAGCAACATCGTCTCGCTCATCGCGAAGTGCGGCGGTCAGGGGGTCGGGATATCGGGCAACGACGGGAGCCTCATCATCGCCCGGAAGATGGACCCCCAGCGCGTCCGCGTGGGCGGGGAGGAGAGGGAGGTCGACCTCGGCCACGTCGGCGAGATCGAGGAGATCAACCCCGCGATCCTCCACACACTCCTCGACAGCGGCTACATCCCCGTCGTCGCCCCGATCGCCATCGACCGGAACGGGCAGAACCTCAACATCAACGCGGACACCGCGGCGGGGGAGATCGCGATCGCCCTGCGCGCCTACAAGCTCATCAACATGACCGACGTGGACGGCATCATGGACGCCTCGCGGACTCAGGTCTACCGCCGCCTCGCCGCCGCGGAGGCAGAGGGCCTCATGGAGAAGGGCATCGTCTCGGAGGGGATGATCCCGAAGGTGGCCTCGATCGTGAGGGCTGTCCGCAACGGCGTCCTGTTCGGGCACGTGATCAACGGGAACGTTCCCCACAACCTCATCCTCGAGATGTTCACCGACGAGGGCGTGGGGACGATGATCACGCGGGAAGGGTAGTGGGCGGGGGGGCAGGGAACTCCCCCGAGGGATCTCCCCTCACGGGAGGTTCCCGTCGCCCTGGCACTCCCTCTGCTTCTCCTCGCTCATCGCGATGAGGATGGAGAATACCTTCTGCACGGAGACCGGGTCGATCCCCTTCTCCACGGCGTAGTTGAACGTTTTCTCGAGCACCTCGTGCGTCCGCTTCTCGTCGTGGACGGGCAGGCCCTCGGCCATCTTCACCTGGGCCATGCGTGCGGCCAGTTGCTGCCTCCTCGCGATAAGGTCGATGATCTCCTCGTCGATCCTGTTGATCTCGGCCCGGAGTGCGTCGATGGGCATACATTCTACCTACGGGGAGCCCGGAGATTTAAAGGTGGTGGCACGGCACCCCCAAAGGGCATAAGTCACGGCGTTCCTATATATGAGCGGGAATTGCATGCTCGAGAGAATCACCCGCCGGGAGAGGTCGGACCTCCTCGTCGCGTGGATCGCGATATCCATCGCGTTCTCACTCATCTTCGTCAGGGGGGGAGCAACGATCGAGGCGTTCCTCGTCTTCCTCCTCGTCTCCATGCTCACCGTGGGGATAGGGTTCATCCTCCACGAGATGGCCCACAAGTTCACGGCGATGCGGTACGGGTTCTGGGCCGAGTTCCGGAAGGACAACATCATGCTCCTCGTCGCGGTCGCCATGGCGGCGCTCGTCGGCGTCGTCTTCGCCGCGCCGGGCGCGACCGTCATCTACGGGACCTCCATCACGAGGGAACAGAACGGGAAGATCTCCGCTGCGGGACCGGCGGTGAACCTCCTCCTCTGCGGGGTCTTCGCGCTCCTCGCGCTCTCCGGGGGGACCCTCGCGTCGCCCCTCGTCGCGCTCGTCGGGGCGGTCGGTCTCCAGGTGAACGCGATGATCGCAGCATTCAACATGCTCCCCGTGAGCGTGCTCGACGGGCGGAAGATCCTCGCGTGGAACCCGGCGGTCTTCGCGGTCATGATCGTCGCGGCGTTCGGGATACTGGCCGGAACCTACCTCCTCCCCCTCATCTGATTTTTCTCAGCGTCGCGGGCAAAATACGGAACCGTTAAATAATAAATTAAATAAAATTGCTAAAAATAAAATAAATTTGAATGGTGGTACTGCGTGCACATCATGGAAGGATTCCTCCCGCTCCACTGGGCGGCGTTCTGGTGGGCAATCGCCGTCCCGTGCGTGGGACTCGGCGTGTACCGTCTGAGGCAGGCGCTCTCGGCAGATCGTGAGGCCCTCCCCCTCCTCGGCGTGACGGGCGGGTTCATCTTCATCCTCTCGTCCCTCAAGCTCCCGTCCGTCACGGGGAGCTGCTCCCACCCCACCGGGACGGGGCTCTCGGCGGTCTGCTTCGGCCCCTTCGTGACGTCGGTCATCTGCACGATCGTCCTCCTCTTCCAGAGCCTCTTCCTCGCCCACGGGGGGCTCTCCACTCTGGGTGCGAACATCGTCTCGATGGGTGTCGCGGGCCCGCTCGCGGGCTGGGCGATCTACCGGGCGCTGAAGGACACGCCCGTTGGCATGTACCTCACCGTCTTCCTCGCATCCTCGCTGGCCGACATCGTGACCTACGTCGTGACATCCCTCGAGCTTGCCCTCGCCTACCCCGCGGAGGTCGGCGGGATCGCGTCGTCCTTCACGGTCTTCCTCGCGATATTCGCGGTCACGCAGGTCCCCCTCGCGATCGTGGAGGGGGTCGTCCTCGCGCTCGTCTTCAAGTACATCGTGGCCCTGAAACCCGGGATCCTCCTCAGGCTGCGTGTTTTCCCCGAGGAGAAGATCCGGGCGGCGGGTGGTGCAGCATGAAGGGGGGATACACGCTCGAGATCCTCGCGGTCGTCGCGGTGGTCTCGTTCTGCGTCCTCTTCCTCGTCACCGGCCCGGCGCCCGGGGAGGCAGAGTTCTCCGGGACGGACACGGTAGGGTCCGCGAAGGTATCGGAGCTCTCCGGAATCCCCCTCGAGGAGTTCCACCCGCTCGTTCCCCAGTGGGAACCGCCGAGCGGGGAGGTCGAGTCGGGCCTCTTCGCGCTCCAGGCAGCGGCCGGCGGGATCGTCGTCGGCTGGGTCTTCGGCTACTGGAAGGGCCAGAAGAGAGCGGATAACTGAAAGGAGACACGGCACCGACCCACATGCACGAGGAACTCCTCGAGGACGTCGCCCACAGGAGCGCGCTGCGCGAGACGCACACGGTACTCAAGCTCGCGACGGGAGCGGGGGCGATCCTCCTCTGCCTCCTCTCCCCCGGCTTCCTCGCGCCCCTCTTCGTCGCCGCGGTCCTGCTCCTCGCACTCGTCCTCCTCGCGCGGGTGGACCCCCACGCGCTCGGGCACGCGTTCGCGGCACCGGCCCTCTTTGCCCTCTTCTCAATCCCCGTCATCGTCCTCGTCTCCGGGGGCACAGAGGTCTTCTGGGAGTGGCGGCCGCTCCCGTGGCTCTCCCTCTCCCTCTCCCGGGACGGGATCAACCACGGTGTCCTCGTCCTCTCCCGTTTCGCGGGGGGGATGTCCGGACTCGCATTCATCGCGCTCACCACCCCTGCAACCGACCTCTTCTCCGTGATGCGGCGGGCACGCGTGCCTGCGGAGGTCGTCGACCTCGCGATGATCATCTACAGGGCGATCTTCGTGATCATGGCGCAGGCAGTCCAGGTCTACCGCGCGCAGGTCATGCGCCTCGGGTACGGGTCTTTCCGGGAATCGGTCAGGTCGTTTGCGACGCTCTGCGGCGCGGTATTCATCGCCTCCTACGAGGCGGGCGAGGACCTCGTCAGGGCGATGGAGGCGCGGTGCTACGACGGCAAGTTCGCGGTCTCCGGGGGGGACAGGCCCCCCCGCGGGAGAGAGA of Methanolinea sp. contains these proteins:
- the argB gene encoding acetylglutamate kinase, with the protein product MRREDVLMEALPYIREFHGKTMVIKLGGHAMVDPAILETAIRDAVLLKLVGIRLVLVHGGGPEITEKMKALGKEPRFVAGLRVTDEETLEIAQMVLVGKINSNIVSLIAKCGGQGVGISGNDGSLIIARKMDPQRVRVGGEEREVDLGHVGEIEEINPAILHTLLDSGYIPVVAPIAIDRNGQNLNINADTAAGEIAIALRAYKLINMTDVDGIMDASRTQVYRRLAAAEAEGLMEKGIVSEGMIPKVASIVRAVRNGVLFGHVINGNVPHNLILEMFTDEGVGTMITREG
- a CDS encoding peptidase M50, whose product is MLERITRRERSDLLVAWIAISIAFSLIFVRGGATIEAFLVFLLVSMLTVGIGFILHEMAHKFTAMRYGFWAEFRKDNIMLLVAVAMAALVGVVFAAPGATVIYGTSITREQNGKISAAGPAVNLLLCGVFALLALSGGTLASPLVALVGAVGLQVNAMIAAFNMLPVSVLDGRKILAWNPAVFAVMIVAAFGILAGTYLLPLI
- the cbiQ gene encoding cobalt ECF transporter T component CbiQ, with product MHEELLEDVAHRSALRETHTVLKLATGAGAILLCLLSPGFLAPLFVAAVLLLALVLLARVDPHALGHAFAAPALFALFSIPVIVLVSGGTEVFWEWRPLPWLSLSLSRDGINHGVLVLSRFAGGMSGLAFIALTTPATDLFSVMRRARVPAEVVDLAMIIYRAIFVIMAQAVQVYRAQVMRLGYGSFRESVRSFATLCGAVFIASYEAGEDLVRAMEARCYDGKFAVSGGDRPPRGREIAAVALFFAAAGALAVSTAHVSVL
- a CDS encoding energy-coupling factor ABC transporter permease, which translates into the protein MHIMEGFLPLHWAAFWWAIAVPCVGLGVYRLRQALSADREALPLLGVTGGFIFILSSLKLPSVTGSCSHPTGTGLSAVCFGPFVTSVICTIVLLFQSLFLAHGGLSTLGANIVSMGVAGPLAGWAIYRALKDTPVGMYLTVFLASSLADIVTYVVTSLELALAYPAEVGGIASSFTVFLAIFAVTQVPLAIVEGVVLALVFKYIVALKPGILLRLRVFPEEKIRAAGGAA
- a CDS encoding cobalt transport protein CbiN, with the translated sequence MKGGYTLEILAVVAVVSFCVLFLVTGPAPGEAEFSGTDTVGSAKVSELSGIPLEEFHPLVPQWEPPSGEVESGLFALQAAAGGIVVGWVFGYWKGQKRADN
- a CDS encoding chorismate mutase, translated to MPIDALRAEINRIDEEIIDLIARRQQLAARMAQVKMAEGLPVHDEKRTHEVLEKTFNYAVEKGIDPVSVQKVFSILIAMSEEKQRECQGDGNLP